From the Kogia breviceps isolate mKogBre1 chromosome 3, mKogBre1 haplotype 1, whole genome shotgun sequence genome, one window contains:
- the PLEKHG3 gene encoding pleckstrin homology domain-containing family G member 3 isoform X8, whose amino-acid sequence MPVSASLHQDGSQERPVSLTSTTSSSGSSRDSRGAMEEPSGSDASAENGAGSPRGRRLPNNNNSSSWLSMRGSLSPFNSRASVAPAHKLSYVGRVVREIVETERTYVQDLRSIVEDYLLKIIDTPGLLNPEQVSALFGNIESIYALNSQLLRDLDSCNSDPVAVASCFVERSQEFDIYTQYCNNYPNSVAALTECMQDKQQAKFFRDRQELLQHSLPLGSYLLKPVQRILKYHLLLQEIAKHFDEEEDGFEVVEDAIDTMTCVAWYINDMKRRHEHAVRLQEIQSLLINWKGPDLTTYGELVLEGTFRVHRVRNEKTFFLFDKALLITKKRGDHFVYKGHIPCSSLMLIESTRESPCFTVTHYKHSKQQYNIQAKTVEEKRSWTHHIKRLILENHHTTIPQKAKEAILEMDSYYPNRYRHSPERLKKASQDEVSATHVHQGHRQSEPGQLLYNRATLPSRQRGFTVPGLKGHRKSEPSRHLLRQLSEKATAAEMKGKGHREPEDPKSCRRPSSRSPTTAEKCLSFESVSSLPEVEPDPESGTEQEVFAAMEGPRTEEMPSDTEAPEVLEMQLDTHQLLLGLDPPGDMVDFMVAESTEDPKVLSSEDEEEEMGAAREPESLLPPSVLDQASVIAERFVSSFSRRSSLALEDGKSSGLGTPRLTSRSSSVISLEDSEEGLARRGGATDSLGPQPPPEADVSTRVAAESEPFVNGTEPQSPGCSAEPDRPSCTKESKLSSRDRLLLDKIKSYYESAEHHDAGFSVRRRESLSFIPKGLVRNSVSRINSLPRPDPEPVAPLGHKRQVGSRAASWARFDDPGPGQARAGDPAPITDAEFRPSSEIVKIWEEVESSEGSPRKGPGQGQANSFDLHEPLFILEERELGAITEESAAASPESASPTEPPSPAHLARELKELVKELSSGSQGELVTPLHPRILQLSHVMDSHVSERVKSKVYQLARQYSLRIKSKSVTARPPQQWEKVAATTRHLQQEAGAPSAGRGKRKPVLSLFNHEQPTAQEHSPPEPGSAREISLRRLSFSPSATSPRTASPGAWHIPRSPLSPLDTETFNWPDVRELCSKYACQDEALQAKGSRPRNLPVNRSLSLPENMMQPQLPLSGKVGRCCSLNSRRAPAGPGVTQPQPLAGSPPSAPDGGEALYVTADLTLEDSRRMVVMEKGPLSCPSMGLETASGRGPSSPAAQAGQGPEFQECAEYRPKEEGPRDPADPSQQGRVRSLREKFQALNSTG is encoded by the exons ATGCCCGTCTCTGCCTCGCTCCACCAAGATGGCAGCCAGGAGCGGCCGGTGAGCCTGACTTCCACCACCTCCTCGTCAGGCTCCTCCCGTGACAGCCGCGGGGCCATGGAGGAGCCCAGCGGCTCCGACGCTTCGGCCGAGAACGGGGCGGGCTCCCCGCGCGGCCGGCGTCTCCCCAACAACAACAACTCCAGCAGCTGGCTGAGCATGAGGGGCTCCCTGTCCCCTTTCAACAGCCGGGCGTCGGTGGCGCCTGCGCACAAGCTCAGCTACGTGGGTCGAGTAGTGCGGGAAATCGTGGAAACGGAGCGCACGTACGTGCAGGACCTGCGCAGCATCGTGGAG GACTACCTCTTGAAGATCATTGACACGCCTGGGCTGCTGAACCCGGAGCAAGTCAGTGCCCTCTTTGGGAACATAGAAAGCATCTACGCACTGAACAG CCAGCTACTCAGAGACCTGGACAGCTGCAATAGTGATCCGGTGGCTGTGGCCAGCTGCTTTGTGGAAAGG AGCCAAGAGTTTGATATCTACACCCAGTATTGCAACAACTACCCCAA CTCAGTGGCCGCCCTGACCGAGTGCATGCAGGACAAGCAGCAGGCCAAGTTCTTTCGGGACCGGCAGGAGCTGCTGCAGCACTCACTGCCCTTGGGCTCCTACCTCCTCAAGCCAGTCCAGCGCATCCTCAAGTACCACCTGCTACTCCAG GAAATCGCCAAACATTTTGATGAAGAAGAGGACGGCTTTGAGGTGGTAGAGGATGCCATTGACACCATGACTTGCGTGGCCTGGTACATCAACGACATGAAGAGGAGACATGAGCACGCGGTCCGGCTCCAG GAGATTCAGTCTCTGCTCATCAACTGGAAGGGGCCAGACCTGACCACCTATGGGGAGCTCGTCCTGGAGGGCACATTCCGCGTGCACCGTGTGCGCAACGAGAAGACCTTTTTCCTCTTTGACAAAGCACTGCTCATCACCAAGAAGCGGGGAGATCACTTTGTCTACAAGGGTCACATCCCG TGCTCCTCCCTGATGCTGATTGAGAGCACCAGAGAATCCCCGTGCTTCACCGTCACACACTACAAGCACAGCAAGCAGCAGTACAACATCCAG GCCAAAACTGTGGAGGAGAAACGGAGCTGGACTCACCACATCAAGAGACTCATCCTGGAGAACCACCATACCACCATCCCCCAGAAG GCCAAAGAAGCCATCTTGGAAATGGATTCCTATT ATCCCAATCGGTACCGCCACAGCCCAGAGCGCCTGAAGAAGGCCTCCCAGGATGAGGTGTCCGCCACCCATGTGCACCAGGGGCACCGGCAGTCTG AGCCTGGTCAGCTCCTGTACAACCGGGCAACACTCCCCAGCAGGCAGCGAGGCTTCACGGTGCCAGGCCTTAAGGGCCATAGAAAGTCGG AGCCATCCAGACATCTGCTCAGGCAACTCAGTGAGAAAG CCACAGCAGCAGAAATGAAG GGGAAGGGGCACAGGGAGCCCGAAGACCCCAAGAGCTGCCGAAGGCCCAGCAGCCGATCTCCAACCACCGCTGAGAAGTGCCTGAGCTTTGAGTCTGTGTCTTCCCTGCCAGAG GTTGAGCCAGACCCTGAGTCTGGGACAGAGCAGGAGGTGTTTGCTGCCATGGAAGGTCCCAGGACCGAGGAGATGCCATCAGACACAGAGGCTCCAGAAGTCCTAGAAATGCAGCTTGACACCCACCAGCTGCTGCTGGGACTGGACCCCCCGGGTGACATGGTGGACTTCATGGTGGCCGAGAGCACCGAGGACCCTAAGGTCCTGAGCAgtgaggacgaggaggaggagatgggggcCGCCCGCGAGCCCGAGAGCCTCCTGCCCCCCTCTGTGCTGGACCAGGCCAGCGTCATTGCCGAGCGGTTCGTCAGCAGCTTCTCTCGGCGGAGCAGCCTGGCACTGGAGGACGGCAAGTCCAGCGGCTTAGGGACCCCGAGGCTGACCAGCCGGAGCAGCAGTGTGATCAGCCTAGAGGACAGTGAGGAGGGTCTGGCCCGACGTGGGGGCGCCACAGACTCCCTGGGTCCTCAGCCCCCTCCAGAGGCGGACGTCAGTACGCGGGTGGCCGCAGAGAGTGAGCCTTTTGTCAACGGGACAGAGCCCCAGAGCCCGGGCTGCTCGGCGGAGCCAGACAGGCCTTCCTGCACGAAGGAATCGAAGCTTTCTTCCCGAGACCGGCTGTTGTTGGACAAAATCAAGAGCTACTATGAAAGTGCAGAGCACCACGATGCAGGCTTTAGTGTCCGGCGCCGGGAGAGCCTCTCCTTCATCCCCAAAGGACTGGTGAGAAACTCGGTCTCCAGAATCAACAGCCTTCCCAGGCCGGACCCGGAGCCAGTGGCTCCGCTGGGGCATAAGAGACAGGTGGGCTCGCGGGCAGCCTCCTGGGCCCGCTTTGACGACCCAGGACCAGGCCAGGCTCGTGCTGGGGACCCAGCTCCCATCACAGATGCTGAGTTCCGCCCGTCTTCAGAAATTGTGAAGATCTGGGAGGAAGTGGAGTCTTCTGAGGGGAGCCCTCGGAAGGGACCAGGCCAAGGCCAGGCCAATAGCTTTGACCTGCACGAGCCCCTCTTCATCCTGGAGGAGCGTGAGCTGGGGGCCATCACTGAGGAGTCGGCTGCTGCCTCGCCGGAGAGTGCCTCCCCCACTGAGCCACCCAGCCCGGCCCACTTGGCCCGGGAGCTGAAGGAGCTGGTGAAGGAGCTGAGCAGCGGCAGCCAGGGGGAGCTGGTGACCCCGCTACACCCCCGCATCCTGCAGCTCTCCCACGTGATGGACAGCCACGTGAGTGAGCGAGTCAAGAGCAAGGTCTACCAGCTGGCTCGCCAGTACAGCCTCCGGATCAAGAGCAAGTCGGTGACAGCCAGGCCACCGCAGCAGTGGGAAAAGGTGGCTGCCACCACCCGCCACCTGCAGCAGGAGGCCGGAGCACCATCTGCGGGCAGAG GTAAGAGGAAACCAGTGCTGTCTCTCTTCAACCACGAGCAGCCCACGGCCCAGGAACACAGCCCGCCCGAGCCCGGCTCTGCCAGGGAGATATCGCTGCGGCGTTTGTCCTTCAGCCCCTCGGCCACCAGCCCGAGGACCGCCTCGCCTGGGGCCTGGCACATCCCCCGAAGCCCCCTCAGCCCCTTGGACACCGAGACTTTCAACTGGCCCGACGTCCGAGAGCTCTGCTCCAAATATGCCTGCCAGGACGAGGCGCTCCAGGCCAAGGGCAGCCGGCCGCGCAACCTGCCCGTCAACCGGAGCCTCTCGCTGCCGGAGAACATGATGCAGCCGCAGCTGCCCCTGTCGGGGAAGGTGGGCCGCTGCTGCAGCCTGAACTCCAGGAGGGCCCCGGCCGGCCCAGGGGtcacccagcctcagcctctGGCGGGGTCACCCCCAAGCGCGCCGGACGGAGGGGAGGCCCTGTACGTCACCGCAGACCTCACACTGGAGGACAGCCGGCGGATGGTTGTCATGGAGAAGGGGCCCCTGTCCTGCCCCAGCATGGGACTGGAGACAGCCAGCGGGCGGGGACCGAGCTCACCAGCAGCCCAGGCGGGGCAGGGCCCGGAGTTCCAGGAGTGTGCAGAGTATCGGCCTAAAGAAGAGGGTCCCAGGGACCCGGCAGACCCAAGCCAGCAGGGCAGAGTGAGGAGCCTGCGGGAGAAATTCCAGGCCTTGAACTCCACAGGTTGA
- the PLEKHG3 gene encoding pleckstrin homology domain-containing family G member 3 isoform X4: MPVSASLHQDGSQERPVSLTSTTSSSGSSRDSRGAMEEPSGSDASAENGAGSPRGRRLPNNNNSSSWLSMRGSLSPFNSRASVAPAHKLSYVGRVVREIVETERTYVQDLRSIVEDYLLKIIDTPGLLNPEQVSALFGNIESIYALNSQLLRDLDSCNSDPVAVASCFVERSQEFDIYTQYCNNYPNSVAALTECMQDKQQAKFFRDRQELLQHSLPLGSYLLKPVQRILKYHLLLQEIAKHFDEEEDGFEVVEDAIDTMTCVAWYINDMKRRHEHAVRLQEIQSLLINWKGPDLTTYGELVLEGTFRVHRVRNEKTFFLFDKALLITKKRGDHFVYKGHIPCSSLMLIESTRESPCFTVTHYKHSKQQYNIQAKTVEEKRSWTHHIKRLILENHHTTIPQKAKEAILEMDSYYPNRYRHSPERLKKASQDEVSATHVHQGHRQSEPSRHLLRQLSEKATAAEMKPPQPHLLQAEGACPEACHEGALCSEQHAGSVGTLLDFGQPPCARGLQSEAEGAAREEEEEEEQSFQVSLEDLAGCEGSEKGARPEPPGEEEEEEESLAVAEQVADFASSLLAALHCWHYRANALLFSRGAMGKGHREPEDPKSCRRPSSRSPTTAEKCLSFESVSSLPEVEPDPESGTEQEVFAAMEGPRTEEMPSDTEAPEVLEMQLDTHQLLLGLDPPGDMVDFMVAESTEDPKVLSSEDEEEEMGAAREPESLLPPSVLDQASVIAERFVSSFSRRSSLALEDGKSSGLGTPRLTSRSSSVISLEDSEEGLARRGGATDSLGPQPPPEADVSTRVAAESEPFVNGTEPQSPGCSAEPDRPSCTKESKLSSRDRLLLDKIKSYYESAEHHDAGFSVRRRESLSFIPKGLVRNSVSRINSLPRPDPEPVAPLGHKRQVGSRAASWARFDDPGPGQARAGDPAPITDAEFRPSSEIVKIWEEVESSEGSPRKGPGQGQANSFDLHEPLFILEERELGAITEESAAASPESASPTEPPSPAHLARELKELVKELSSGSQGELVTPLHPRILQLSHVMDSHVSERVKSKVYQLARQYSLRIKSKSVTARPPQQWEKVAATTRHLQQEAGAPSAGRGKRKPVLSLFNHEQPTAQEHSPPEPGSAREISLRRLSFSPSATSPRTASPGAWHIPRSPLSPLDTETFNWPDVRELCSKYACQDEALQAKGSRPRNLPVNRSLSLPENMMQPQLPLSGKVGRCCSLNSRRAPAGPGVTQPQPLAGSPPSAPDGGEALYVTADLTLEDSRRMVVMEKGPLSCPSMGLETASGRGPSSPAAQAGQGPEFQECAEYRPKEEGPRDPADPSQQGRVRSLREKFQALNSTG; this comes from the exons ATGCCCGTCTCTGCCTCGCTCCACCAAGATGGCAGCCAGGAGCGGCCGGTGAGCCTGACTTCCACCACCTCCTCGTCAGGCTCCTCCCGTGACAGCCGCGGGGCCATGGAGGAGCCCAGCGGCTCCGACGCTTCGGCCGAGAACGGGGCGGGCTCCCCGCGCGGCCGGCGTCTCCCCAACAACAACAACTCCAGCAGCTGGCTGAGCATGAGGGGCTCCCTGTCCCCTTTCAACAGCCGGGCGTCGGTGGCGCCTGCGCACAAGCTCAGCTACGTGGGTCGAGTAGTGCGGGAAATCGTGGAAACGGAGCGCACGTACGTGCAGGACCTGCGCAGCATCGTGGAG GACTACCTCTTGAAGATCATTGACACGCCTGGGCTGCTGAACCCGGAGCAAGTCAGTGCCCTCTTTGGGAACATAGAAAGCATCTACGCACTGAACAG CCAGCTACTCAGAGACCTGGACAGCTGCAATAGTGATCCGGTGGCTGTGGCCAGCTGCTTTGTGGAAAGG AGCCAAGAGTTTGATATCTACACCCAGTATTGCAACAACTACCCCAA CTCAGTGGCCGCCCTGACCGAGTGCATGCAGGACAAGCAGCAGGCCAAGTTCTTTCGGGACCGGCAGGAGCTGCTGCAGCACTCACTGCCCTTGGGCTCCTACCTCCTCAAGCCAGTCCAGCGCATCCTCAAGTACCACCTGCTACTCCAG GAAATCGCCAAACATTTTGATGAAGAAGAGGACGGCTTTGAGGTGGTAGAGGATGCCATTGACACCATGACTTGCGTGGCCTGGTACATCAACGACATGAAGAGGAGACATGAGCACGCGGTCCGGCTCCAG GAGATTCAGTCTCTGCTCATCAACTGGAAGGGGCCAGACCTGACCACCTATGGGGAGCTCGTCCTGGAGGGCACATTCCGCGTGCACCGTGTGCGCAACGAGAAGACCTTTTTCCTCTTTGACAAAGCACTGCTCATCACCAAGAAGCGGGGAGATCACTTTGTCTACAAGGGTCACATCCCG TGCTCCTCCCTGATGCTGATTGAGAGCACCAGAGAATCCCCGTGCTTCACCGTCACACACTACAAGCACAGCAAGCAGCAGTACAACATCCAG GCCAAAACTGTGGAGGAGAAACGGAGCTGGACTCACCACATCAAGAGACTCATCCTGGAGAACCACCATACCACCATCCCCCAGAAG GCCAAAGAAGCCATCTTGGAAATGGATTCCTATT ATCCCAATCGGTACCGCCACAGCCCAGAGCGCCTGAAGAAGGCCTCCCAGGATGAGGTGTCCGCCACCCATGTGCACCAGGGGCACCGGCAGTCTG AGCCATCCAGACATCTGCTCAGGCAACTCAGTGAGAAAG CCACAGCAGCAGAAATGAAG cctccccagccccacctgctgcAGGCGGAGGGGGCTTGCCCAGAGGCCTGTCACGAGGGGGCCTTGTGCTCCGAACAGCATGCGGGCAGTGTTGGCACGCTCCTGGACTTTGGACAGCCCCCCTGTGCCCGAGGCCTGCAGTCGGAGGCTGAAGGGGCTgcccgggaggaggaggaggaggaagagcagtCCTTTCAGGTCTCTCTGGAGGACCTGGCAGGGTGTGAAGGCAGCGAGAAGGGGGCCAGGCCAGAGCCCCcaggcgaggaggaggaggaggaggagagcctGGCAGTGGCGGAGCAGGTAGCCGACTTTGCCAGCTCCCTGCTGGCCGCCCTCCACTGCTGGCACTATCGGGCCAACGCTTTACTTTTCTCCCGGGGCGCTATG GGGAAGGGGCACAGGGAGCCCGAAGACCCCAAGAGCTGCCGAAGGCCCAGCAGCCGATCTCCAACCACCGCTGAGAAGTGCCTGAGCTTTGAGTCTGTGTCTTCCCTGCCAGAG GTTGAGCCAGACCCTGAGTCTGGGACAGAGCAGGAGGTGTTTGCTGCCATGGAAGGTCCCAGGACCGAGGAGATGCCATCAGACACAGAGGCTCCAGAAGTCCTAGAAATGCAGCTTGACACCCACCAGCTGCTGCTGGGACTGGACCCCCCGGGTGACATGGTGGACTTCATGGTGGCCGAGAGCACCGAGGACCCTAAGGTCCTGAGCAgtgaggacgaggaggaggagatgggggcCGCCCGCGAGCCCGAGAGCCTCCTGCCCCCCTCTGTGCTGGACCAGGCCAGCGTCATTGCCGAGCGGTTCGTCAGCAGCTTCTCTCGGCGGAGCAGCCTGGCACTGGAGGACGGCAAGTCCAGCGGCTTAGGGACCCCGAGGCTGACCAGCCGGAGCAGCAGTGTGATCAGCCTAGAGGACAGTGAGGAGGGTCTGGCCCGACGTGGGGGCGCCACAGACTCCCTGGGTCCTCAGCCCCCTCCAGAGGCGGACGTCAGTACGCGGGTGGCCGCAGAGAGTGAGCCTTTTGTCAACGGGACAGAGCCCCAGAGCCCGGGCTGCTCGGCGGAGCCAGACAGGCCTTCCTGCACGAAGGAATCGAAGCTTTCTTCCCGAGACCGGCTGTTGTTGGACAAAATCAAGAGCTACTATGAAAGTGCAGAGCACCACGATGCAGGCTTTAGTGTCCGGCGCCGGGAGAGCCTCTCCTTCATCCCCAAAGGACTGGTGAGAAACTCGGTCTCCAGAATCAACAGCCTTCCCAGGCCGGACCCGGAGCCAGTGGCTCCGCTGGGGCATAAGAGACAGGTGGGCTCGCGGGCAGCCTCCTGGGCCCGCTTTGACGACCCAGGACCAGGCCAGGCTCGTGCTGGGGACCCAGCTCCCATCACAGATGCTGAGTTCCGCCCGTCTTCAGAAATTGTGAAGATCTGGGAGGAAGTGGAGTCTTCTGAGGGGAGCCCTCGGAAGGGACCAGGCCAAGGCCAGGCCAATAGCTTTGACCTGCACGAGCCCCTCTTCATCCTGGAGGAGCGTGAGCTGGGGGCCATCACTGAGGAGTCGGCTGCTGCCTCGCCGGAGAGTGCCTCCCCCACTGAGCCACCCAGCCCGGCCCACTTGGCCCGGGAGCTGAAGGAGCTGGTGAAGGAGCTGAGCAGCGGCAGCCAGGGGGAGCTGGTGACCCCGCTACACCCCCGCATCCTGCAGCTCTCCCACGTGATGGACAGCCACGTGAGTGAGCGAGTCAAGAGCAAGGTCTACCAGCTGGCTCGCCAGTACAGCCTCCGGATCAAGAGCAAGTCGGTGACAGCCAGGCCACCGCAGCAGTGGGAAAAGGTGGCTGCCACCACCCGCCACCTGCAGCAGGAGGCCGGAGCACCATCTGCGGGCAGAG GTAAGAGGAAACCAGTGCTGTCTCTCTTCAACCACGAGCAGCCCACGGCCCAGGAACACAGCCCGCCCGAGCCCGGCTCTGCCAGGGAGATATCGCTGCGGCGTTTGTCCTTCAGCCCCTCGGCCACCAGCCCGAGGACCGCCTCGCCTGGGGCCTGGCACATCCCCCGAAGCCCCCTCAGCCCCTTGGACACCGAGACTTTCAACTGGCCCGACGTCCGAGAGCTCTGCTCCAAATATGCCTGCCAGGACGAGGCGCTCCAGGCCAAGGGCAGCCGGCCGCGCAACCTGCCCGTCAACCGGAGCCTCTCGCTGCCGGAGAACATGATGCAGCCGCAGCTGCCCCTGTCGGGGAAGGTGGGCCGCTGCTGCAGCCTGAACTCCAGGAGGGCCCCGGCCGGCCCAGGGGtcacccagcctcagcctctGGCGGGGTCACCCCCAAGCGCGCCGGACGGAGGGGAGGCCCTGTACGTCACCGCAGACCTCACACTGGAGGACAGCCGGCGGATGGTTGTCATGGAGAAGGGGCCCCTGTCCTGCCCCAGCATGGGACTGGAGACAGCCAGCGGGCGGGGACCGAGCTCACCAGCAGCCCAGGCGGGGCAGGGCCCGGAGTTCCAGGAGTGTGCAGAGTATCGGCCTAAAGAAGAGGGTCCCAGGGACCCGGCAGACCCAAGCCAGCAGGGCAGAGTGAGGAGCCTGCGGGAGAAATTCCAGGCCTTGAACTCCACAGGTTGA